The following is a genomic window from Fusarium oxysporum f. sp. lycopersici 4287 supercont2.58 genomic scaffold, whole genome shotgun sequence.
CGACAGGTACCCGCCAGCCTATTGGTCGCCCAGCCCAGTAGAGGAAGAATAAAAGTTTTAAACAGGCACTGGATGTCACatgcaagcagggatactttaagatcACAACCAAAATGGTAAGCCCTCGAAGGGGCAGATTTGGACAGAAcataatattaatataccAATCTAGATCAATTCACCGTATACACGTAGTGTCTAACAGTAGTTAAAGTAGGCTATGTTTAGCTGTACAGTAAGCCGCCTGCTAGCTTATCGTATACGTCACCGACTTTTGTAATGACCCTCAACTCGTATTCTGATCCAGTCGGCGTTTACTGCTTGCACTCTGACTGGTTCGGAGCTATTCCGGAATAACTGTGAGCGCATGATATGTCCACAACAATGCTCTGTTCCATCAATGTCATGTTATGTATAAGTCAAGACAGTCCTAATCCTTCCAACTCCAAATGCCACAAAAACTCCGTCCGTTACTTCCACGCTCGGCCGCGACGTCCGACATTCCTGCTTCCTCAAACAGTGCTCATGACTCGACAAGGTCCGTTGCGCCTAAACGCAGGCCGGTCCTAACAGCCTGCGGGGTTTGTCGAAAGAGAAAAACGAGGGTAAGATAACGTCTTCATTGGTTCAGAACCACATCTAGCCGCTGCTACGATGCGTTAGCTTCCATTGTACCAAGATTCATCTTGTGGTAAAATGCAAATCCGCTAATACAAGACTCTCTTCTTAAGTGCGATGGAGAGCGTCCCGTCTGCCTTGCATGTGTACGCAGTGGACGCTCAGCAGAATGCATCTATGAGACAGAACCGACCGAGACACGTAATCAAGCATTGAAGCGTAAGCACAACGCCGCAGATGAAGAGAACTCAAACTATCACAAATTAATCAACTTCCTTCGATCTTCCTCTGCCGAGGACGCTAATGATATCCTGGATCGGCTCCGCGGGGGAGCCCGCGTTGACGACCTTGTACAACACGTTGAATCTGGAAACTTGCTCCTAGAGCTGTCTTTGGCGCCACAGACGCAATTTCGTCATTCTGCTGGAAACGTCCTTAATATTCCTGATTTACTCAGGACAGCCAATAACCCTTATGTGACATCACTTGTTTGCACCATCAAGTTTGATTCACCGTCATCTACAACATATGTCTTGCCCACATCTGAAGCTCGAGCTTTGTATAATGCTCCGTACAGTACTGCACGCATAGTCAGTACTCTTCTTGATGCTTGTCGACCGTCGCAATGGACGACGGTATCTTCAAACGACGACCTCCTTCGGGAAATCCTTCGTTGCTACTTCACCTCTGTCTATGTTTTTCTACCTTTTTTTCACAAGGACTATTTTCTGCATGATATGATGCGTGGAAGACAACGTTTCTGTTCGCCTCTCCTTGTCAATTCTGTCCTGGCTGCAGGTTGTGTAAGTGTCCCGTCATCCAACAAGGATGAAGATCCTATAGCTAATTCGTGGCTATTGCACTAGCGGGCGTGCTCTCGTCTCCCTGATCGTGACCAGTTTTGGAACCCATCATTATTGCAGTACAAATTCTTGGCAGAAGCTCGACGTCTCCGGGAACTTTGCGCTGACCAGAGCAGCATTACCAGAATACAGGCTGACATGGTTCTACACCTTGAACATGGAATGAATGGGCAGGATAAGATAGGCTGGAGTCTTTGCATCGCTGCCGTGGCTTCTGCTCACGAGATGGGGCTTTTCGACAATCATCCACCAGGTATAAGCCACGCCCAGAAGACGGTACAAACAATGACTGCTTGGGCTCTGTTTGCTTGGCAAGGGTAAGTGGCAATACTTCTTGACAAAGAGTTAAATAATGCTGACTGGAACACTAGACTTCAAAGCTATCACCAGGAAAAGCCGCCTCTTGCCACATCACCACCGCGTGTGGGATTGTCAAGTGCTACGGAGGCTCTCGGGGAGATATGGGTAAAATACTCCGCAGCTGATAGACCCGTGCCCCTTCACTTCAGCCAGACCTTCGTAGCTTTAGTTGAGTTCCGGTCAATTCTCAACGAGATCACTGACTTCCTACATCCACATCACACTTCACAACGGCGTATGACTAGTGCAGAAGCCTCAAGGTATCACCTACGGCTTCAGGAATGGTACAGAAGACTACCAGACCATCTCAATCCGTACAACCTCATATTTCCCGCTCATTTCCATCTCCAGTAAGTACATTACTGGCCAAGTGTCCGTCTGGCCATGTGATAAAGGTCGAGGTATAATTGGGTAGCGAACTAACACAAATAGTATGCATTATTGGCTCGTTACAGCATCCCTATTTGAGCCACTCGAAGCAAATGAAAGTGAATCTACTTCGGATACATCAGAAATCAACCCAAAAGAGATTATCACTCATGCAAGAACATGCCTCCGAACGCTTATACGACTCTACTATACCAGTCATGGCGACGAAGGCTATGAGCTGTTTACAGTTCTTCTAGCCCAATACATAGGCTTCTCAGCTCTCGGCAGCAGAAATGCTCCATGGACAAATACCGACAGGTCTTCCCAGGAGATTAACAACTCTGACGTCCTCATATGTGCGTACATTCTTCGTGGGCAAGCTCGTATGGCGTACCTCAGCGATGCTGTGCTTCGAATACTGGATAGGTATGTTCCTGCGGAGCTACATAGTCGGATGTCCAGCTTGATCGGTAGAAGTGAGGAAGCCGACATGCTAGCAATGGTGCCACCAGTTCAGGGCGACTGGCCGATCTATATTGGGACTATGCTTGACAGAGATGAACGAAGGCTTGGGAATTTGTTCAAAGCCATAACCGAGGCTTCATTAGACAACGAAGAGGGCGACGACAGCCTAGCAGATGAGGTTGAGTAACCCTAGGATGACTTTCTTTTCGTTCGCTCCAACTGTATTACAGGTTAGGAGGGGGCAATCTAAGAATTGGAAAGAATTATTCTTGGATTAGTTATCTGCGGTACTTAATTAAACATGCCTGGTATCTAAGCCAAGCGATGCATGACTTCCCTAAACTACCCGGACATATCGCCAAATTTAACCACACAACAGGGCGCCTCCTGCGCCACGTGAGCGCTCCACCGTCGCCCAGGGGGTACAGGGCTTCACAGGGCGCGGAACAAACCCTCTCGCAGCAGCTTGTCTCAAAGGCGATGATGTGGGCGACTGTTCAATTGCAGCATCAGTTGCAAGCCAGTATAGCAGGTATCACAGGTGATGTGAACGAGCGGCATAGACAGGAATGCGGTGCGAGAGTGGCTGGGGCTAAGAGACAGGAGGCTGCGCAGCAGGTACTTGAGGCGATCCTCGTGGAGAGAGATAATGGAGATGGGATGTGCATTCTAGTCCCTGGGCTTTTGCAGTCTTTGGTAGGGGCGCTGGCTATGATTGATTGAACAATACAATACCTTGGATGTTGCCAATGACTCTTTTCAAGGTTAATCTAAGGCATGGAGGTTGGATATTGTTTTTATGTACATCACTGGGTAACGTCAATGATTAATGGATAAATCCAGATTCTCATAAAGGCTAATGACGATTTTTAATTTGATCAACATGTTTCAAAATGCTCTCCTTCAAAGGTGATCGGTTGCATATCTTGGAGCAAAGTACAGCCAAAATCTCCCAGTTGCGCACATTGGCTGTTGGTGGTCTGTGCCTCACAATTGAAGTTGGTTGCTAGCTTCAGGCCTTAGGCACCAACATCTCACTATCGGTATTGGCGAGAACAAAGAAGACCTCAAGCCTCGACATTTCCTCGCTGAGCTTAAACGAGATCGACAGGGACTCATCGACCAGCTCAACAGCACCACCGAGAAGCTAAGGCGCAAGGTTGCCAAGTTGGAAGGGAGAGCTTAAAGCTGCAGAGGGTGCAGAGACGGAGGCTAATATGTGTGTTAGGGGGTTTGGGGCAAAGATTCGCGGTGGAAATAAGaaaggctgaagctgctaGGAGGATCAAGCAGTGAGGGGCTACGCTTGCGAAGACTGCGTTTCAGTCTATTTAAGGCAAGGAAAGTTGTGTTAGATAAGCTCTTGGATTAAAGAGACTTGTCAGGCTTTCTTTCCTTTGCACTTCAACAGTCATAAGAAGAGAGCATGCAACTCTCTTCGAGTCCTTTGAGATTTGGTACCTTGGCACGGGAAACCATGGATGTAATATCCAGGACATACATACACATGGTAATGGCGTTTGGGCACAGGCGGGGAAAACGACTTCAGTATCAGACTGAATATAATTCTACAAAGACAAAAGACAATCGCAAGACTGTTAGTTAGATTATATACAGGCATCCGGTACCAGCTGGCAATAATACTGAGCATGTTGAAGTATATGGCAAACAAGGTACTTGTCTATGCCACATTGTGCAGTGCCCCCTTGAATTGAAAGTGCGTATCAGTGATACCAAGATCAACTTATTTACATGCGTTCGAACCCTGTAACAAATCACCGCCtctcttgcttcttttcAGCGAAGGCGCACCTGGATCCAACGAGCAGGGTCGCTCTTTTCCCCCAACCAACAATAACGAGGGTCTCTGGCCCAACAGACACAAAATCACAATATTAGCCAGCTTCAGTAAAAGAACAATGTTAATTTTAAATCTCCAAAATCACTCTCCTTAGTCTCCATCGGTATTATATGTGGAGTAAGAACAGGCCATATGtttatactatatattaGAAAACGTGACTATTAATTATCCGTTCTGCTAATTGCAAGAAAGCCTCTAATAGCAGCCCCTCAATTCAATGTACCGATTCACCTACTACTGTCTCGTCCAATCATTATGAGGTGAAGTCCCCTCCATCGGCGACAGTCCGTCATGATAGTGATATTCATGCATGTTCCCCTCACCCGCCAACTCAGCTGGCGGAGCCCCCTCACCGACCCCAGTAACCTGAAAATCATTCTTGGGAGTCATCCTCTGATGCATGTCAGGCGACCGATGCTCACTGGTTAGTTCAGACGGAGGACTCGCAGGCCACGATTGTCCTCCGGTATGAGACGGAGATGCAGGGGATGCCCAGCCAGTTGTACCACTCACAGccattggtggtggtggtggtggcgcCGCCACACCGTGACTCTGGCTGTAGTACTTCCTACGCCGGTAGAAAAGACATCCAATTCCTAACAGCGCAAGGATAAACGCCACACTGCACCCAACGGCAATTCCCGCTATTGCTCCAGTGCTGAGTCCTGAAGATGGCTTGCTCGTATGCGATGGCGGCGCTGGCTTTTTGGTGCTTGTATCAGTTGCGCGCGTCGCAGTCCTTGTTCCCGAACCTGCCGTCCTCTCCATCTGTACAGCCAAATCTGGAGCGTCGAATCCGCTGACGGGCGTTGTCTTGGTAGCGCTACCAGCGGAATTGCCTCCAACCGCCGTTCGAATGTCAATGGGCACAATGTACGTGGTCAGGTTGGGCTGATACAGTGCCCAGATTGCATCTTCTTTGTTCTGCTTGCCTAGGTTCATGTTGTGAGTGCCCTGGATTGTCGGCACGTCGCAGACTTTGTCGGTAGCGTTGGAGTAGGTGCCTCCTATGACGAGCATTTGCGCATCATCGACGACGTTGCAGCTCATCATGCTCTTGGGGAAGGCTCCAGTGCCGTTCTTGTAGGTTGGGTATGGGCCTCTGATCCATTGGAAACTTGGGATGGTGAGGATGTAGATATCGTCATAGCCTGTTGTGTCTGGAGGGAAGCCTCCGCCGCCATAAATGTAACTGGAAGTATTAGCCTTGCGAACACTGGCATTCCGTCAGTGTTACTTACATATTGTAGCTTGAATGGTCTTTTGCCCAAGTTGCACCTCCGCAGAAACGACGTCTGTTTTGAGGGGTATTGCCTGATGTCTTTTGCGTATACCATTTCGCATTCGCAACATCAAACAGGAAGATCTCGTCCAATGGCTGAGGCGTCAAGGTTCCATTGCCATACAGGTCTTGAGCGCCTCCAAAGTACACCAACATTCCGCCATCTCCGGCTGGAATAAACACCATAGTTCCCTCTGCTCGTCCTGTATCATCCGGTCCCGTCATATTGCTCCAATTATTCGAATCCATCTCATACTTGATCAAGCCGTTCGATGCTCTAGGTGGACCCGACCAGCCTTGTACAGATGAATTGCTTAGCCATCCACCGTAGTAGTACGCTTCGCCTCTTGACGAGATGGAAACACCAGCTCCATAGCTAGCCGCTTGAACTTCCCGGGGGGGAGATCCAAACGACACCCATTGATTGTAGAGGATATCGTAGCTGTAGAGATCGAAGGATAGAGGAGGGGACTGATATGATTCACCGCCATAGAGATAAAGTCTTTTATTGATCGAGTCTTCCCATAAAATGCCGCCATTGACGCTTGGAATCGTGTCGTTCTTGGAGAGGTTGGCGTAAAACGGGGGCATTCCACCGCTGCTCACGGCGTCGAGGTCATTGAAGGAGAGGAATGTGTCTGCGATTGTGTTAATGCGATGCAAGAATCGCAGGTGATGATACTTACTGGTCAGGTTATTCGTCGCATCTTCGTAGTTGATCAAACCACCATCGATGTATAGCTTCCGATCCACTACAGCTGACTGGTGACCCCATCTCCGACAAAAGTTCTTGACAGGGTCATTTTGCGCAAGGGAGGGGCTAACAAAGAGCCAtagaaggagaaagaaggatGCAAATGTCCGTAAGACGGTTGTTGGAGCATCCATGGCAAGGTAGTGCTGATGAAACACAAGTGATGGTTATGCAATGCTTACTGCAAGAAGCTGGGAGGATCGCCGCATTGGCTTTTCCTTCACCAACTGGAGAAGAGTGCTATAAGTAGCAGGTTGCAATCGAACCCCTACCCATTGAACTCGATCCCGAAGGGGAAATGAGTGCGGCTGGCATACTCCCGATCAAGAACGTAGACGTGACGACGGGTTGAAAACAATGCATCATACCCAAGGAAGAATATTGCCAATAGTCCCGGCCTAGATGCATTAGCGCGGTGATTTATCTGTGTACAAGGCTCTCTCGAGGTCGAGCCTCAATCGTGGTGGTGGGCATTGTCTCATCACACTGTGGCGTGGCGGCAATCTATCCTGGTAATGAGTTGATCTTAAACTACAGGACGGTTACAACTCATGGCGAGCTGAATGGGGGCCCAAATTCCAGGCCTTACACTGCAGTGGAACTCAACGGACGGGATGTTACGCTCTGGACCCGGTGAGGCTCTTCTGCAAGGGCTAGATCAGGCCAGCTTGTAACCTGCTGCATGAAGGTGGCCTCAAGCTGAACAACCATTACCTCAATCACACTTCCCATCGAGTCTCGAACATAGTGAGCAGGTCAAATAGCTTTATCACCAGTACGCAATTCAAGGTTTTATTACAAATGTGTTTATAGCTAACATAAGTTGCCTCTCAGGAAAATCAGGTTGTAAATATCTTATGCTTAGCAAAAAACGGCTCTCCGCTCTTTGACCGGATTGTGGATTATGTGGCTTATGCAGGGCAATATCTTGGTCAGGACCATTCGACTGACGCCACACAAGCCATATAATGTTGTCACTGCAGTAAGCAATTAGCTTCAGCACGCACCCAGGGCCACCTCGGCTGGACGGCATGTAGAAACATGGTAGATTAAGCCTTGGGCGCACTATCTACTGATAAATAATACCGTCTTTCTGCGCACAGGCTCGCTATTAGAGCCTTAATAGAATAAGGCGCCAGCCTCCGAAAACTCGCAGTATTTGACCATCGTAATGATTTCCGATAAAAAATGAGTCTCCACTAAGTCCCTAGCAGCCCGAATGGTATactcaacaagctcaaagcTGTTGAGTCCAGAAGTAAAGTATGTGTGATCTTTTGCTTGAAGATCATTAAACTTATCATACCCACCGTCCGCCAACGGCTTTTGGTCCACATGGGGAAAATAGTCGATCTGTCCACTGAAAGGACGTATATCAGCAGCAGACAGCTTCATGCTCTGAGCATGAACACTATCCAAATCTTTGTTAATCTTGCTCAACGCTAATAAGAATCTTCTTGACTCAGGCGACGCTTAGGTACACAGGGTCATTCGTTGAGTAAACGCTGACGATGTTGGACCTTAGATGCAATGGAGTTAAGTATACAGGTTGGCCTTCGGGTTTCAAAGGAGTGAGAGGGTTTGAAAGCTCTTGGGAGACAGTCAGGTTGTCGCCAAGCTTGTTCATTCGGACGGCTGATGAGAAATACCCGTTGACGCCAACTTGTGTGAAAAGAGTTTTCTCAGCAGCTGAGAGAACCAATCCTGTTTCCTTTAGAGCTTGAGATGCTGGGGGAAcgcgatgatgatatttgAGCAGAGCTGCGTCTTTGTATATCGCCCCTTGCCACCACGATATTAAATGTTCGGCTTATGACTTCGATCTATATCAATTAGCTATCGTTGAAGTGCGGATTCGTTTCAAAGCGGTCGTTCATGTTTCCCAGCACACAAGTTTCGTCATGCCGTTGGTACATTCTGTTTCTTGGCTGACGTTGTGCCGCGTTGCGCTCCTCATTGATAAACAATTAACGCAACATCACCGTGTTCAAATTGTCACTATGTCCTGGATTGGAAGATGTCAACTGCAGTAAATGGTCAGTCGTTATCTAATAATCGCAATATCCCCGCCGCATAGTTCTGCAAGCTTTGCTCTAAACATGCACAGACAGATTGATAATTGCGTCAATGCAGGGTAGGCTTTGGCGACAGAAAATTATCTGCAAGACAGCTTAGTCTGTGAACACACTGCAATGCGGGGTGATGTCCCTCACTAAATCTGATTCAATATGCATATAATTTGCAATACGTTAGCTTCTGATACATACGACCATAGGTAGtggaaaatacgggatcccgtctgctctcccatagtcaagccactaaccggcggattagtagttgggtcggtgacgaccagcgaatccccgctgttgtatgtttttgcAAGTTCCAGCAAACATGTCCTTTTTATTGCTCTAGACAACCTCACCAGTTCAATCAAATTTATCTGCTATGCTTTGTCACACTCTTCAATTTGACCGTTTAACCCGTATTTCAATACAAAGatctcctttttctttttccatcGCTGGAAAAGTTGCAATCAACGCTCTCATGGGTTGCGTGTGGTCAATCGACTAACCAACCCATCATGCACCAAAATTCACTGGTGACGCATTATtcaaagctcaagaagctcaccgtcacctccaacaacaaaaGAGCTTCCAGATTGCTTCTGAGAGCTAAGCTCGGCAATTTGGTCTACACACAGTAGATGTCGGTTCGTGAGCGCCACTCACTTGCTCGGGCACCGTCACGGCCGCACTGTGCCCGCCGTTGAGCGCCCAATCAGTATTTACAAATGCATGAGGCATCATATTGTCGCTTGCGAGAATAGAGTGCTGACTACCGATTTTGGATCCGGTATGCGGGAATGAGACGGATGGCGGATGCTGGGCTTAGACATAGCCAAGGATATCGAGGAGAGTCGCTTGCTGGAAACATTCATATGGCTCTTTTAATAATCTCAAGTAAGACTGACGTACGCCATGTTCGAAGCGAACTTCTTCCCAAAAGCTGGGAAAAGGGGGACTTCTATCAGTTGGGGACTTTTGTTGTCGTTTCACAAAAGCGAACTATACTGACGCCATGACAAGAAGTTGTATCGCTCGTTTCCATATTCTTGAGGCCATTATGAACCATGTCCGTTCAGTTAACTGACAATCCCAG
Proteins encoded in this region:
- a CDS encoding uncharacterized protein (At least one base has a quality score < 10) encodes the protein MPQKLRPLLPRSAATSDIPASSNSAHDSTRSVAPKRRPVLTACGVCRKRKTRCDGERPVCLACVRSGRSAECIYETEPTETRNQALKRKHNAADEENSNYHKLINFLRSSSAEDANDILDRLRGGARVDDLVQHVESGNLLLELSLAPQTQFRHSAGNVLNIPDLLRTANNPYVTSLVCTIKFDSPSSTTYVLPTSEARALYNAPYSTARIVSTLLDACRPSQWTTVSSNDDLLREILRCYFTSVYVFLPFFHKDYFLHDMMRGRQRFCSPLLVNSVLAAGCRACSRLPDRDQFWNPSLLQYKFLAEARRLRELCADQSSITRIQADMVLHLEHGMNGQDKIGWSLCIAAVASAHEMGLFDNHPPGISHAQKTVQTMTAWALFAWQGLQSYHQEKPPLATSPPRVGLSSATEALGEIWVKYSAADRPVPLHFSQTFVALVEFRSILNEITDFLHPHHTSQRRMTSAEASRYHLRLQEWYRRLPDHLNPYNLIFPAHFHLHMHYWLVTASLFEPLEANESESTSDTSEINPKEIITHARTCLRTLIRLYYTSHGDEGYELFTVLLAQYIGFSALGSRNAPWTNTDRSSQEINNSDVLICAYILRGQARMAYLSDAVLRILDRYVPAELHSRMSSLIGRSEEADMLAMVPPVQGDWPIYIGTMLDRDERRLGNLFKAITEASLDNEEGDDSLADEVE